In the Salvelinus fontinalis isolate EN_2023a chromosome 34, ASM2944872v1, whole genome shotgun sequence genome, one interval contains:
- the LOC129833869 gene encoding uncharacterized protein LOC129833869 isoform X1 — translation MGRLDDAAKRKVVELRQAGLSFRKIKAVLELENIRVSAQAIYLYLKEFQRKKVQRGGESAAAPDPQTTPGVGAGRGDGGSREGWNDQQIRNLLREASRHAGYVAASEFAKQCPGSTPPEVRGQGPSGTGGEGAGRGQSNRTEKQEEGNKNEDKDIQIVSVTSLAQNSQQRGLPPAGAAAVTVTGAYMRKRATPSPATNPILAARKRLLDKALSHRAKIRDSSYQSYQQVAALLRREQSNAPGSDVQRPVAADQPQSYDPGPQRLTQVRNLDGQQGASVPRQMFQQRVGGQAVRSPHPAPPRVGIRLPNPPPPPPTSQGSSPVIRLQSPGSQGMNQGLLRRDRNPSPQQAAHQEAGGRCGGGSGGDLQEQVQTLGSEIHSLSLAVRMLVEQQYRLEREQVQQTQVQRQILSTLQTLASRLEAPCTSLHQQRQHPKTPPPPVLPASGSASYSQDTFPFSQGGYAQCSQARPSYNGMDSSSLETIETFKLSGQSPHGINGFQTGSISSTTDSLTLTHTPTYTLAHTQPYSSAYTQQPHTQTHMPSCTQSYATTYTQSHSQSYRGTDSTDYPSTSTEGALQDCMAPTQASVDLDSDITVSPQETQLNIIKVEAL, via the exons ATGGGCCGTCTGGACGATGCTGCCAAGCGCAAGGTGGTGGAGCTGCGGCAGGCGGGCCTGAGCTTCCGCAAGATCAAGGCGGTGCTGGAGCTGGAGAACATCCGGGTGTCTGCCCAGGCCATCTACCTGTACCTCAAGGAGTTCCAGAGGAAGAAGGTCCAGAGGGGTGGTGAAAGTGCTGCAGCCCCAGACCCACAGACCACACCTGGGGTTGGGGCAGGGAGGGGAGATGGTGGGAGCCGGGAGGGCTGGAACGACCAGCAAATACGGAATCTACTGCGGGAGGCGTCACGCCACGCAGGCTATGTTGCGGCATCAGAGTTCGCCAAGCAGTGTCCTGGCTCCACTCCTCCTGAAGTCAGGGGTCAGGGGCCGTCTGGGACAGGAGGTGAAGGCGCCGGCAGAGGACAGAGCAACAGGACAGAGAAACAGGAGGAAGGGAACAAGAATGAGGATAAGGACATCCAGATTGTCAGTGTCACATCATTGGCTCAGAACTCTCAACAGAGGGGTCTTCCACCCGCAGGAGCAGCGGCTGTGACTGTGACAGGGGCCTACATGCGTAAGAGAGCCACGCCCTCGCCAGCTACTAACCCCATACTGGCAGCACGCAAAAGGCTTCTGGATAAGGCTTTGTCTCATAGAGCAAAG ATAAGAGACTCTTCTTATCAGTCCTACCAGCAGGTAGCAGCTCTGCTGAGAAGAGAACAGTCTAATGCtcctggttctgatgtccagagaCCTGTGGCAGCAGATCAACCACAGTCCTATGACCCAGGACCTCAGAGGCTTACTCAAGTG AGGAATTTGGATGGCCAGCAAGGAGCCAGTGTTCCCAGACAGATGTTCCAGCAGAGAGTCGGTGGCCAAGCTGTCCGCTCCCCACACCCTGCTCCTCCCCGTGTGGGCATCCGGCTCCCCAACCCCCCACCACCGCCACCCACCTCCCAGGGTAGTAGCCCTGTCATCCGCCTCCAAAGCCCTGGGAGCCAGGGCATGAACCAGGGCCTTCTCAGGAGAGACAGGAACCCCAGCCCTCAGCAGGCAGCTCACCAGGAGGCTGGAGGGAGATGCGGGGGAGGGAGTGGTGGGGATCTCCAGGAGCAGGTCCAGACCCTGGGCTCTGAGATCCACAGCCTGAGCCTGGCGGTGCGCATGCTGGTGGAGCAGCAGTACCGACTGGAGAGGGAGCAGGTCCAGCAGACCCAGGTCCAGAGGCAGATTCTCAGCACCCTGCAGACCCTGGCCTCCAGACTGGAGGCACCCTGTACCAGCCTCCACCAGCAGCGACAGCATCCCAAAACTCCCCCACCCCCGGTCTTACCTGCCTCAGGCTCTGCCTCCTACAGCCAGGACACGTTCCCCTTCAGCCAAGGAGGGTATGCTCAGTGTAGCCAGGCCCGGCCCAGCTACAACGGGATGGACAGCTCCAGTCTAGAGACCATAGAGACCTTCAAACTGTCCGGACAGAGCCCCCATGGCATCAACGGCTTCCAGACAGGCAGCATCAGTAGTACCACCGATAGCCTCACGCTCACACACACCCCGACATACACGCTGGCGCACACACAGCCTTACTCGTCAGCCTACACACAGCagccacacactcaaacacacatgccCTCATGCACACAGTCTTACGCCACCACATACACGCAGTCACACTCACAGTCCTATAGAggaacagacagtacagactaTCCCAGCACCAGCACAGAGGGAGCTCTCCAGGACTGTATGGCCCCCACCCAGGCCTCTGTTGACCTGGACTCAGACATCACAGTCTCCCCACAGGAAACCCAGCTCAACATCATTAAAGTGGAGGcactctaa
- the LOC129833869 gene encoding uncharacterized protein LOC129833869 isoform X2: protein MGRLDDAAKRKVVELRQAGLSFRKIKAVLELENIRVSAQAIYLYLKEFQRKKVQRGGESAAAPDPQTTPGVGAGRGDGGSREGWNDQQIRNLLREASRHAGYVAASEFAKQCPGSTPPEVRGQGPSGTGGEGAGRGQSNRTEKQEEGNKNEDKDIQIVSVTSLAQNSQQRGLPPAGAAAVTVTGAYMRKRATPSPATNPILAARKRLLDKALSHRAKSYQQVAALLRREQSNAPGSDVQRPVAADQPQSYDPGPQRLTQVRNLDGQQGASVPRQMFQQRVGGQAVRSPHPAPPRVGIRLPNPPPPPPTSQGSSPVIRLQSPGSQGMNQGLLRRDRNPSPQQAAHQEAGGRCGGGSGGDLQEQVQTLGSEIHSLSLAVRMLVEQQYRLEREQVQQTQVQRQILSTLQTLASRLEAPCTSLHQQRQHPKTPPPPVLPASGSASYSQDTFPFSQGGYAQCSQARPSYNGMDSSSLETIETFKLSGQSPHGINGFQTGSISSTTDSLTLTHTPTYTLAHTQPYSSAYTQQPHTQTHMPSCTQSYATTYTQSHSQSYRGTDSTDYPSTSTEGALQDCMAPTQASVDLDSDITVSPQETQLNIIKVEAL from the exons ATGGGCCGTCTGGACGATGCTGCCAAGCGCAAGGTGGTGGAGCTGCGGCAGGCGGGCCTGAGCTTCCGCAAGATCAAGGCGGTGCTGGAGCTGGAGAACATCCGGGTGTCTGCCCAGGCCATCTACCTGTACCTCAAGGAGTTCCAGAGGAAGAAGGTCCAGAGGGGTGGTGAAAGTGCTGCAGCCCCAGACCCACAGACCACACCTGGGGTTGGGGCAGGGAGGGGAGATGGTGGGAGCCGGGAGGGCTGGAACGACCAGCAAATACGGAATCTACTGCGGGAGGCGTCACGCCACGCAGGCTATGTTGCGGCATCAGAGTTCGCCAAGCAGTGTCCTGGCTCCACTCCTCCTGAAGTCAGGGGTCAGGGGCCGTCTGGGACAGGAGGTGAAGGCGCCGGCAGAGGACAGAGCAACAGGACAGAGAAACAGGAGGAAGGGAACAAGAATGAGGATAAGGACATCCAGATTGTCAGTGTCACATCATTGGCTCAGAACTCTCAACAGAGGGGTCTTCCACCCGCAGGAGCAGCGGCTGTGACTGTGACAGGGGCCTACATGCGTAAGAGAGCCACGCCCTCGCCAGCTACTAACCCCATACTGGCAGCACGCAAAAGGCTTCTGGATAAGGCTTTGTCTCATAGAGCAAAG TCCTACCAGCAGGTAGCAGCTCTGCTGAGAAGAGAACAGTCTAATGCtcctggttctgatgtccagagaCCTGTGGCAGCAGATCAACCACAGTCCTATGACCCAGGACCTCAGAGGCTTACTCAAGTG AGGAATTTGGATGGCCAGCAAGGAGCCAGTGTTCCCAGACAGATGTTCCAGCAGAGAGTCGGTGGCCAAGCTGTCCGCTCCCCACACCCTGCTCCTCCCCGTGTGGGCATCCGGCTCCCCAACCCCCCACCACCGCCACCCACCTCCCAGGGTAGTAGCCCTGTCATCCGCCTCCAAAGCCCTGGGAGCCAGGGCATGAACCAGGGCCTTCTCAGGAGAGACAGGAACCCCAGCCCTCAGCAGGCAGCTCACCAGGAGGCTGGAGGGAGATGCGGGGGAGGGAGTGGTGGGGATCTCCAGGAGCAGGTCCAGACCCTGGGCTCTGAGATCCACAGCCTGAGCCTGGCGGTGCGCATGCTGGTGGAGCAGCAGTACCGACTGGAGAGGGAGCAGGTCCAGCAGACCCAGGTCCAGAGGCAGATTCTCAGCACCCTGCAGACCCTGGCCTCCAGACTGGAGGCACCCTGTACCAGCCTCCACCAGCAGCGACAGCATCCCAAAACTCCCCCACCCCCGGTCTTACCTGCCTCAGGCTCTGCCTCCTACAGCCAGGACACGTTCCCCTTCAGCCAAGGAGGGTATGCTCAGTGTAGCCAGGCCCGGCCCAGCTACAACGGGATGGACAGCTCCAGTCTAGAGACCATAGAGACCTTCAAACTGTCCGGACAGAGCCCCCATGGCATCAACGGCTTCCAGACAGGCAGCATCAGTAGTACCACCGATAGCCTCACGCTCACACACACCCCGACATACACGCTGGCGCACACACAGCCTTACTCGTCAGCCTACACACAGCagccacacactcaaacacacatgccCTCATGCACACAGTCTTACGCCACCACATACACGCAGTCACACTCACAGTCCTATAGAggaacagacagtacagactaTCCCAGCACCAGCACAGAGGGAGCTCTCCAGGACTGTATGGCCCCCACCCAGGCCTCTGTTGACCTGGACTCAGACATCACAGTCTCCCCACAGGAAACCCAGCTCAACATCATTAAAGTGGAGGcactctaa